One Glycine soja cultivar W05 chromosome 2, ASM419377v2, whole genome shotgun sequence genomic region harbors:
- the LOC114378033 gene encoding pectinesterase-like — MKGKVLGSAVSLILVVGVVIGVVAVVQSPKGVNNNNNGGELKTSNRAVTALCQGSDDQKLCHEVLSSSNSTDPKEYIATVVRTSMDSVIKAFNMSDRLTVEHGNSSAGMKMALEDCKDLLQSAIHDLEASGVLVKESSLQDVHQRTAELKNWLGAVVAYQQSCLDGFDTDGEKKVQEQLQSGSLDNVGKLTGLALDVVSGISHILQSLDLNLALKPASRRLLEVDQEGYPTWVSAADRKLLAQLNDGAVLPHATVAKDGSGQFTTVLDAINSYPKKHQGRYIIYVKAGIYDEYITVDKKKPNLFIYGDGPTNTIITGRKNFHEGTKTMRTATFSTVAEDFMAKSIAFENTAGAEGHQAVALRVQGDRSVFFDCAMRGYQDTLYAHAHRQFYRNCEISGTIDFIFGYSTTLIQNSKILVRKPMANQQNIVVADGTGQKNMPTGIVLHNCEIMPDPTLLADRLSVKTYLARPWKAFSRAVFIENVIGDLIQPDGYIPWNPIEPNTQDCYFAEFGNTGPGSVAQARAKFGKGLISKQEAAQFTAEPWLQASTWLPAAGVPFDASFTKA; from the exons atGAAAGGAAAAGTACTAGGTTCCGCAGTTTCTCTCATCCTAGTGGTGGGTGTGGTAATTGGCGTGGTTGCTGTAGTTCAAAGCCCAAAGGGcgtgaacaacaacaacaatggaggagaaTTGAAAACCAGCAACAGGGCCGTGACAGCGTTGTGCCAAGGCTCAGACGACCAGAAACTGTGCCACGAGGTTCTGTCATCTTCGAACAGCACAGACCCAAAGGAGTACATCGCAACCGTGGTGAGAACCTCGATGGACAGCGTGATCAAAGCGTTCAACATGAGCGACAGGCTGACGGTGGAACACGGCAACAGCAGCGCCGGAATGAAGATGGCTCTGGAGGATTGTAAGGACTTGTTGCAGTCCGCCATCCACGACCTAGAGGCCTCAGGCGTGTTGGTCAAAGAGAGCAGCCTACAGGACGTGCACCAGCGCACCGCCGAGCTCAAGAACTGGTTGGGAGCCGTTGTTGCCTACCAGCAATCGTGCCTGGACGGCTTCGACACCGACGGCGAGAAGAAGGTGCAGGAGCAGCTGCAATCTGGGAGCTTGGACAACGTTGGAAAACTCACTGGCTTGGCACTCGATGTCGTGTCAGGGATTTCACACATTCTCCAATCCTTGGACTTGAACCTTGCTCTCAAGCCCGCCTCTCGCCGCCTTCTGGAGGTGGACCAGGAAGGCTACCCCACTTGGGTCTCCGCTGCTGATCGCAAGCTCTTGGCTCAGCTCAACGACGGTGCAGTCTTGCCCCATGCTACTGTGGCTAAGGATGGCAGTGGTCAATTTACCACTGTTTTGGACGCTATTAACTCCTACCCTAAGAAACACCAAGGCAGATACATTATCTACGTTAAGGCTGGTATCTACGACGAGTACATCACCGTTGACAAGAAGAAGCCCAATCTTTTCATCTACGGTGATGGCCCCACAAATACCATCATCACTGGCCGCAAGAACTTTCACGAGGGTACCAAGACAATGAGAACCGCCACCTTCT ctACTGTTGCCGAGGATTTCATGGCGAAGTCAATTGCATTTGAGAACACCGCTGGTGCAGAAGGACACCAAGCAGTGGCACTTCGCGTGCAAGGTGATCGTTCAGTGTTCTTTGATTGTGCTATGCGCGGTTACCAAGACACATTGTATGCCCACGCCCATCGTCAGTTCTACCGCAATTGCGAAATCTCTGGAACAATTGATTTCATTTTCGGATACTCCACCACCTTGATCCAAAACTCGAAGATCTTGGTGAGGAAGCCCATGGCAAATCAGCAGAACATAGTGGTGGCAGATGGCACAGGGCAGAAGAACATGCCCACAGGAATAGTCCTCCATAACTGCGAGATCATGCCGGACCCTACCCTCTTGGCAGACCGCTTGAGCGTGAAGACTTACTTGGCCAGGCCATGGAAGGCATTCTCAAGGGCAGTGTTCATCGAGAATGTTATCGGGGACTTGATTCAGCCAGATGGTTATATTCCATGGAACCCAATTGAACCAAACACACAGGATTGCTACTTCGCTGAGTTTGGCAACACTGGACCAGGTTCCGTTGCTCAAGCAAGAGCCAAGTTTGGCAAAGGTCTCATTAGCAAGCAGGAGGCTGCACAATTCACTGCTGAGCCTTGGCTCCAAGCTAGCACTTGGTTGCCTGCTGCTGGCGTTCCTTTCGATGCTAGCTTCACCAAAGCTTAA
- the LOC114378041 gene encoding pectinesterase-like, translated as MVNGKILVSGVSLILVVGVAIGVVVVVNRKDTSDPEVAAQQKSVKAMCEGTDDPKLCHDTLSTVKSSSVSDPKAYIAAGVEATAKSVIQALNMSDRLKVEHGDKDPGIKMALDDCKDLIEFALDSIESSANLVNEHNIQALHDQSPDLRNWLSAIISYQQSCMDGFNNGTNGEEEVKKQLHTDSLDQMGKLTGIVLDIVTNLSKILQSFDLKLDLNPASRRLLEVDAEGFPTWFSAADRRLLDKMNQGDAPPPNAVVALDGSGQFKSVKQAIDSYPKNFKGRFIIYVKAGVYNEYILIPKKSENIMIYGDGPTKTIITGNKNFIDGVKTMQTATFANTAPGFIAKSIAFENTAGAKKHQAVAFRNQGDMSAMFDCAMHGYQDTLYVHANRQFYRNCEISGTIDFIFGASATLIQNSRVIVRKPEANQFNTVTADGTKQKNMATGIVLQNCEILPEQALFPSRFQTKSYLGRPWKEFARTVVMESNIGDFIQPEGWTPWDGNLYLDTLYYAEYANVGPGSNVQGRVKWRGYHPNINKNEAAQFTAAQFLRGGPAGDADGWLKATGVPYTIGFTK; from the exons atggtaaACGGAAAAATACTTGTATCTGGAGTTTCCCTAATCCTTGTGGTGGGTGTTGCCATCGGTGTGGTGGTTGTTGTTAATAGAAAGGACACATCTGATCCTGAAGTAGCAGCTCAGCAAAAATCTGTGAAGGCAATGTGTGAAGGCACCGATGACCCTAAACTTTGTCATGATACTCTTAGTACCGTGAAAAGCTCGAGTGTCTCAGACCCAAAGGCATACATAGCTGCTGGAGTGGAAGCAACGGCGAAGAGTGTGATCCAAGCGTTGAACATGAGTGATAGGCTCAAAGTGGAACATGGAGACAAAGACCCTGGCATCAAAATGGCCCTTGATGATTGCAAGGACTTGATCGAATTCGCGTTGGACAGCATCGAGTCCTCGGCTAATTTGGTTAATGAACACAACATTCAAGCTTTGCATGATCAATCTCCTGACCTCAGGAACTGGTTGAGTGCAATTATCTCGTACCAGCAATCTTGCATGGACGGGTTTAACAACGGGACAAACGGTGAGGAAGAGGTTAAGAAACAATTGCACACAGATAGTTTGGACCAAATGGGGAAGCTCACTGGCATAGTCCTTGACATTGTCACTAATTTATCCAAAATCCTTCAGAGTTTTGACCTCAAGTTGGATTTGAACCCGGCTTCTCGTCGTCTTCTCGAGGTTGATGCTGAAGGGTTCCCTACGTGGTTCTCTGCTGCAGATCGCAGGCTACTTGATAAGATGAACCAAGGAGATGCACCCCCACCCAATGCAGTGGTTGCCCTAGATGGTAGTGGCCAATTTAAATCCGTTAAGCAAGCTATTGACTCCTACCCTAAGAATTTCAAAGGCAGATTCATTATTTATGTTAAAGCTGGTGTTTATAACGAGTATATCCTTATTCCCAAGAAGTCAGAGAATATCATGATTTATGGTGATGGCCCTACCAAGACCATTATTACTGGTAACAAAAACTTTATAGATGGCGTCAAGACAATGCAAACTGCCACCTTCG CCAATACTGCACCTGGATTCATCGCAAAGTCAATCGCATTCGAGAACACCGCTGGCGCGAAGAAGCACCAGGCAGTGGCATTCAGAAACCAGGGAGACATGTCGGCCATGTTCGACTGCGCCATGCACGGTTACCAAGACACATTGTACGTCCACGCGAACCGTCAATTCTACCGCAACTGCGAAATCTCCGGCACCATAGACTTCATCTTCGGAGCATCTGCAACCTTAATTCAGAACTCAAGAGTCATAGTAAGGAAGCCAGAAGCAAACCAATTCAACACAGTGACCGCAGATGGAACCAAGCAGAAGAACATGGCCACAGGAATTGTGCTCCAGAACTGCGAGATCTTGCCGGAGCAGGCTCTGTTCCCTTCAAGGTTCCAAACGAAATCGTACTTGGGGAGGCCGTGGAAGGAGTTCGCGAGAACAGTGGTTATGGAATCGAACATTGGCGACTTCATTCAGCCAGAGGGGTGGACCCCTTGGGATGGGAACCTGTATCTTGATACGTTGTACTATGCTGAGTATGCTAACGTTGGACCTGGTTCTAACGTTCAAGGAAGGGTAAAGTGGAGGGGTTACCATCCCAATATTAATAAGAACGAAGCTGCACAATTCACTGCTGCCCAATTCCTCAGAGGTGGACCTGCTGGAGATGCTGATGGTTGGTTGAAGGCTACTGGCGTTCCTTATACTATTGGTTTCACCAAATAG
- the LOC114378051 gene encoding pto-interacting protein 1-like, which translates to MSCFSCCEEDDLHKAAESGGPYVVKNPAGNDGNYHASQTAKQGTQPVKPQPIEVPNISADELKEVTDNFGQDSLIGEGSYGRVYYGVLKSGQAAAIKNLDASKQPDEEFLAQVSMVSRLKHENFVQLLGYCIDGSSRILAYQFASNGSLHDILHGRKGVKGAQPGPVLTWAQRVKIAVGAARGLEYLHEKADPHIIHRDIKSSNVLIFDDDVAKIADFDLSNQAPDMAARLHSTRVLGTFGYHAPEYAMTGQLNAKSDVYSFGVVLLELLTGRKPVDHTLPRGQQSLVTWATPKLSEDKVRQCVDTRLGGEYPPKAVAKMAAVAALCVQYEADFRPNMSIVVKALQPLLTARPGPAGETPN; encoded by the exons ATGAGTTGTTTCAGCTGTTGCGAAGAGGATGACCTCCATAAGGCTGCTGAAAGTGGAGGACCCTATGTTGTAAAAAATCCAGCAG GGAATGATGGAAATTATCATGCTTCTCAAACTGCAAAGCAGGGCACTCAGCCTGTTAAACCTCAGCCCATTGAAGTTCCTAATATATCAGCAGATGAACTGAAAGAAGTTACGGATAACTTTGGTCAAGATTCTCTGATTGGAGAGGGATCCTATGGAAGAGTATATTATGGTGTTCTTAAAAGTGGGCAGGCTGCAGCAATCAAGAATTTGGATGCCAGTAAACAGCCTGATGAGGAATTTTTAGCCCAG gtttcaaTGGTATCAAGGCTGAAGCATGAAAATTTTGTTCAGTTGCTTGGATATTGCATTGATGGAAGCTCCCGTATTCTTGCTTATCAGTTTGCATCTAATGGGTCTCTTCATGATATTTTACACG GCAGAAAAGGTGTTAAAGGAGCACAGCCTGGTCCAGTTTTGACATGGGCACAAAGAGTAAAAATTGCTGTAGGGGCTGCAAGAGGACTTGAATACTTGCATGAGAAGGCTGATCCACATATTATTCACCGGGACATCAAGTCAAGTAATGTGCTAATCTTTGATGATGATGTTGCTAAAATTGCAGATTTTGATTTATCAAATCAGGCTCCCGACATGGCTGCACGTCTTCATTCTACTCGTGTCCTTGGAACCTTTGGTTATCATGCTCCGGA ATATGCAATGACTGGACAATTGAATGCTAAGAGTGATGTATACAGTTTTGGCGTTGTCCTTCTGGAACTTCTGACTGGAAGGAAACCCGTTGATCATACACTACCACGTGGACAACAGAGTCTGGTTACTTGG GCTACACCAAAACTCAGTGAGGATAAAGTCAGGCAGTGTGTTGATACAAGACTAGGAGGAGAATACCCACCCAAAGCTGTTGCTAAG ATGGCCGCTGTTGCTGCACTGTGTGTGCAATATGAAGCTGATTTCAGACCAAACATGAGCATTGTAGTCAAAGCTCTTCAACCTTTGTTGACTGCACGACCTGGACCTGCCGGTGAAACACCAAATTAA